A window of Diadema setosum chromosome 2, eeDiaSeto1, whole genome shotgun sequence contains these coding sequences:
- the LOC140238351 gene encoding uncharacterized protein, which translates to MRFFATVSTLAGVLACFHPALGQTSDCDAQCEQADFVEWDPVRNESAYNRDPNSLNDIENGRPLGFKHATLEYVDNHENPKSPCVTITGCHDRRVEIMVQTDPTAMICVSDVSTDVASRTTVCQEQIYKCGQCPSDTVTYQFSCQGQSCDQSDVEFWFRFVVSEDPAVLDPELWCDGRDIDQYPLSLISNVPIPVDPRTTPSPGRGSPLVSSLLGAILAPLLILIALH; encoded by the exons ATGAGGTTCTTTGCGACTGTGTCCACCTTGGCTGGTGTTCTAGCATGTTTTCATCCTGCACTGGGTCAGACATCAG ACTGCGATGCCCAGTGTGAACAAGCCGACTTTGTAGAATGGGATCCGGTAAGAAACGAATCTGCTTACAACAGGGACCCCAACAGTCTCAACGACATCGAAAATGGCCGGCCTTTGGGATTCAAGCATGCGACCTTGGAGTATGTTGACAACCACGAGAATCCAAAGAGCCCATGTGTGACCATTACGGGTTGCCATGACAGAAGGGTGGAAATTATG GTGCAGACTGACCCTACAGCAATGATATG TGTCTCAGATGTCTCTACCGATGTGGCATCTAGAACCACAGTATGCCAAGAG CAAATCTACAAGTGTGGTCAGTGCCCGTCGGACACTGTGACGTACCAGTTTTCGTGCCAAGGTCAGAGCTGTGACCAGAGCGATGTGGAGTTCTGGTTCCGATTTGTCGTCAGCGAGGACCCTG CGGTTCTGGACCCAGAGCTATGGTGTGATGGCCGCGACATTGACCAGTATCCACTCAGTCTGATCAGCAATGTCCCCATACCAGTAGACCCAAGGACCACACCTTCACCTGGGCGTGGTTCACCCCTAGTGTCATCTCTCCTGGGTGCAATCCTGGCACCCCTCCTTATCCTGATTGCTCTCCATTAG